Genomic DNA from Mycobacteroides chelonae CCUG 47445:
CGGCTGGAACCTTTCCGGGGTTGCTGAGCGTGGCAATTTCACCATGTTCATGGAGCCTCTTAAGTTGGGCCTCGCGCTGTTGACAGGTCATTCGATCCCGGTCATCAGCGACCAAGACTTCCATGAACTCCAGCAGGGACCCAAGCCGATGGTCGTGACCATCGTGCACATTCCCACCGCGCCGTTGATCACCGACGAGGACGAAGAGGTGGCCGACCATGCGTGAGTATTCCACGGGTTCAATGGTGTTCACCATCTGCCCGGACAACGACAACCACGCCGTTTTCGGTCTACGCGCCGAGGACGGCTGGTATCTCATGCAGGTCACCGAATCGAGCACGCTCAAGATCACCCAAGAGCCGTCCACCGACGAGGAGATAATGGGCGATCTGGATATGACGTGGATCGTCTGCCGCGACCCGTCGATGACGATCATCGGGCCGGATAAGACGCGGCCGGACGAGTGTCCCAGTGGGAGTATCATTTTCAGCCGGATGGATGATCATCCGTTCGCGATCGTCGCTGGCCTGAAAACGCTCGACGGCTGGGAATTCGCGCGTATCAACCCAGAAGGCAAGTTTGAGGCGATGGCGTTCATCCATCACCTGCTGACTCACCACTTGGGAATGAACGTCGGACTACCGCAGGACGAAAACGTCTTCGGTAGCGACAGTGTTGACCCGCGGTACGTGATCGGTGGCGACTGGACAATCGTCCACGTCCCCACGGTCGTCACCACCCCGGTATCGAAGGCGGCGGAGAACTAATGGACCTGATCGTGGTGGACCTAGAGACCACAGGTCTTGACACCGATGTTCACTCGATTCTGGAGGTGGCGGCGGTCAACGTCGCCACCGGCCAGGAACTCTACTTTGTGCCCTACATCAAGCCTGATCAGATGATGTTGGCCGACCCGGAAGCGTTGCGTATCAACAGGTATTACGAGCGCGGCGTGTTCCGCAAGATGCTCAAAAGTCCGGCCGACAACGTCCAAGCCTATCGCGAGCTGTTCGACATGCTGAAAGACAACAGGCTCGGCGGCGCTAACCCGCGGTTCGACGCCGACATGCTGGTCAGGGCGGCGGGCTACGCGGAGTCTTGGCACTACCGACTGGCCGATGTGTGCGCGTACGTCAGTGGCGCTCTGGGATTCGACCCGAGCGACATTCGCGGCCTGCACGACGTGTGTGTATCACTCTCGGTGGACACCGGCGCTGAGCACAGCGCCCTAGACGACGCCAGGGCGACCGCAGCATGCTTCCGGGCCGCCGCACTGGGACCACGGAGTCGATGATGGGAAGGCTCAAAGAGTGGTTCGGCCAACTCGTGCAACAGCTTCCGTCGCTAGACGTGGAGGCGCGCGTAGAGGTCGACAACTGGCTGACCGCAGGCAACAACCTGATCGTGGAGGCCGGGGCGCAGGACCATCAGTTGTTCCTGCGCATGAACGGTAGTGACTGGCCGCTGCGATCGGGCACGTACGCGCTGGTGACCAGTCAGGGTCGGCGGCTGCTGCTGTCAACGCACTGGGACGAAGTTGACGACTGGGCGGTCTACGTCGGCACCGAGACGGTAGACCAGCACGACACACCTCCGGTGTGGGACGTGAAGTTCCGCATCGTCCCCTTTCACCGAGTTAGGGACCCCCTGGTCATCATCGCCCTGGAGGACGGGGAGTTCCTGACGGACATTGAGGAGATCGCATGACACTCGCACTGGTCACCGACGACATGACGACAGGTGTTCTGAAAACCACTGATGGTGAGCGTAACTCGCGCAAAAAGCTGTACTGGAAACGTCGGCGAGAAGCGCTATCGGCCGTCGCGCTGGAACGCTTGGCAGATCTGGGCATTGCGTTCCCGGTGGTCGCGGGAACCATGACTATCCCCGAGGTTTGCGACTACTTCGGCATCAGCCGATCGACACTTACCAACATTGCCCGCCAGTACTACGAAGAGCTGATCGAGGTCGGTTACATGCCCGGCAGCGTGACACAGCCGACGCGGTACAGCGAGTTGGCGCTTGCGCATGTTGCGATGATCCTGCGACCCAGCACATCTGATCAGGCGATGATCATCCAGAAGGCGCTAGGCATCTACCGCGCACCTCGCGGAGCCGTCAAGGTGCACAACCAGAGCGGTGCTCACGTCAAGGTCTGCGGCCGCGTGCTCGATGAGGCATACAAGCTGATTAGTGAGATTCGCGAGGATGACCCCGAGGAGGTCTGGAAGGCGCTGGAGAAGCGCAATCGCCATGAGCTGCAAGTGCTCACGGTTGCGCTGGCGGCGCTCGTGCCGAATGACCGCGGCGGACTACGCGCCTGGCTGGCCGAAATCGGTCTGGGCATCCGCTCGGACGCTCAGAACAAGGCAGCGGTCGGACTGGCCAGCTTGGTCCCGAGTCGTCAGCAGGTGTCTGAGTGAACGAAGTCCCGGCGCGTCGCCGCGCGGTCTACGACGGTGACGCGCGCGAGGTTGCCAACACCCCCCAACTGCTGGGGCCATGCTCCCGTGGCATTTTCTGGCGACCCGTGTCAGCGGCGTACGACAGCGAAAACGACAACACCACAGTCGTATTCGCACCCGTACCGCGCGACGAGGTGATGGCGATTGCTGCCAAGCAGCTTGACGCGCATCGCGAGACGCTGATTGACCTCGCTGCCAGTGGGCTTCTCGACACCAAGGGGGCACGCAAGTGAGCGACCAGTTCACCAACGACATTCCACGCGATGGCTGGGGTCGCCCGAAGATCAAGCAGCCAGACGGCAAGCTCAAGGCCTACCGCCGTACCACCAAGTTCATCAACGTGCTCGAAGACACCTACAACCTGGAGAAGTGGAAGCTGCGCCAGGTGGCACTAGGCCTAGGGCAGCGTGAAGACCTGGTGCTGGCCGCTGCGTCTTGCACACAAGAGGACAAGGGGACGCTCAACGACGTAGCGCACAAGGCGATGGAGCACGCGCGGTCATCGTCTAAGTCGACCACCGGGACGGCGCTGCACAAGCTGTGCGAGCGCGTGGACCGCGGCGAGCCCCTGGGTTCCATACCGTCAGCGTTCGTTGGTGACATCGAGGCCTATGAGAAGTGTCGCGACGCCAACGGCTTGAAATACAAGCAGATCGAAATGATGCGCGTCCTGCATGACTGGCAGGTCGCCGGCACCCCAGACCGGGTGGGGGAGTACCAGGGGAAGCACTACATCATCGACGTGAAGACCGGAGACATCACCTGGTCTGAGCGTGAGATCTCGATGCAGCTCGGCGCGTACTCGCGCAGCACGGCATACACCGCTGACGGCGACCAGGTTGACGGCTTTGAGATCGACCAGGACCGCGCCATCGTCATTCATCTGCCATCCGGTCAGGGAAAGTGCGAATTGCACTGGGTAGACATCGCGCGCGGATGGAAGGCATGCCAGCTCGCCAAGCAGGTATGGGACTGGCGCAGCGAGAGCGGCCTGTTCGTCCCGCTCAGCGAGGACGATCCGCTGATCCCTCTCGCGCTGGCCTGCACCACCGTGGAAGAACTTCGCGACCTCTGGCAGACCGCCTACGAGGAAGACGCGATTGACGATGCGTTCAAGGTCGTCGTCAAGCGACGCCTAGCCGAACTCGGCGCGGCGTAATCACAGCAACGGCACTACCAACGAAAGGTACGAAATGAGCTGGCAGATGTGGACATTCATTGTCCTGGCGTTTATCGCGGTCCCGATCATCGGGGTCGGTCTGTGGATGCTGCGCAAGTCCGGCAGCGTCGGTCCCAAGCCTGAGAAGGATGGGCCCAATGACTATGACTACACGTACAAGCTGCGCGACTGGGGGAACCAAGCCGATCGCGTAGCCGAGAACCGCGGCACCTCGAAGATGACGATCATCGTCGGCACCGCCATTCTCGCGCTAGCGACGATCATCCTGGCTTTCGGATGCTTCACCATCGTTGCGACGCGCAGCGTCGGCATCGTGACCACGTTCGGAAAGCCTTCCGGGGCAACGCTCCAGAATGGGCTACACATCAAGGCACCCTGGTCGAACGTCACTGAGATGGATGGCGCGATTCAAAACGACGTGTTCAACGGTGACCACCGCGTGAAGATCCGCCTCGGCAACAACTCCACCGCTGACGCTGATGTCAACGTGCGCTGGCAGATCAAGGCTGACGCAGCCGATGTGCTCTTCGTCCAGTACAAGACGTTCGACAACGTGAAGTCCAACCTCGTCACTCGCTCACTCCAGTCCGCCATGAATGAGACCTTCGCGTCATTTGATCCTCTGACGCCCAAGAATGCCACCAATGGCGCTGACCTGGGCACTTTGTCGCGGGAAGTCCAGAAACGTCTGAACGACAAGATCAGCGCGCAAATCGAGGTGCTTGAGGTCAACGTGCCGATCATCGACTACGACCAGCAGACCGAAGACAAGATCAACCAGTTCAACGCCGAGAAGGCCAACACGGCAGTGGCAGAACAGGCCAAGCAGACGGCACAGGCGCAGGCCGACGCCAACAAGATCCTGGCGTCGTCGGTGTCCAACGATCCGAACGTCATCATCATGTACTGCATCCAGAAGTCGCTGGAGAAGGGGCAGCCCACCGCTGGCTGCTGGCCGATCAACGGCGCCATACCGACCGTGCCCGTCCGATGATCACCCTTGACGAGTACCAGCGCCGAGCGGCTGAAACGGCCATCTACCCGGATGCTGGAGACGCGGACAGCGCCAACGGATTGGCCTATGTCGCGCTGGGTCTCGCTGGCGAGGCCGGTGAGATCGCGAACAAGGCCAAGAAAGTGCTACGCGACGACGCTGGCGTGATCACCGATGAGGCGCGGATGCGCATCATCTTCGAGCTGGGCGATGTGCTCTGGTATGTCGCCCAGACGGCGACCCAGCTCGGCGCTGATCTTGAGTCGATCGCGGGCATCAACATTGCCAAACTGGCCTCACGGACTGAGCGTGGCACGCTGCAAGGGTCCGGTGATTCGCGATGAAGAAAAAGCGGCTGCTGCGCCTGGTCGCCAGCGAGCGCGAGCGCGCCGACAAGGCGGCGCAGACGATCGAACGGCTCACCCGAGATGGCGAACAGAATCGCCAGAACCACAAGGAGACTCGCGAGAAGCTACAGCGCACGATGGGGGTCATTCGCAAGGCTGAACGCGCGGCGGCGTATCTCACGCTACCCGAGTTCGGTTCCATCCCCTACTGCCCGATGTGCGACGAGAGGCTTGAAGATATTCAGGTTCACCTCGTCGGATGGACCCAGCCTGACACGCCATTCACGAGGTCATACAGCGTGCCCACAAGCGGCGGCAGCCCTTATCTGCCTACCGGGTTCGTGCAATACACCGAATGGTTCGGCACTGTCGAGAGCGTGAACGAGAACGCTGACACACCAGCGCATCTGGTCTATCAGTGCGGTTGCGGCTATGTCTTCCGTACGAAGACGCGCGAGGACACACCGAGGGCGGTCATCACATGACCACCCACAAACGCTACGGCTACAGAGATAGGTATGACCGCGTGACCGGAGACGACGCACAGGCGCGACGCCTGAATGCTCAGATAGCGATGATCAGGCGCGCTCGCGAAACCGGGTTCCACATCACCGAGGTCGAGGCCAACCTGGCGGGCTTGCAGTTCAAGCCGCTCGACACCAAGCCGTAACCGGCTGCGCCGGAACGGGATACGTGCGCCGCGCGTATCAACTACCAGGAATGAAAGGATCAACCAATGAGTGATGACCTATTCGACGGTCCGGGCTCGGCCGATGTCATCAACTGGGAGGACCTGGAGAAGCGATTGTTGCTTGTCCAGCCTCTTGAGCTGAAGGTTGGAGTGCCGACCAAGAATTACGGCCCGAAGGACGCCATCGAGGCCAACGTTCACGTGCTGGACGGCCCGGAGGCTGGCTCGGTGTACCGCAACGGGTACGTCTTCCCGCTGGTGCTGCAAGGTCAGATCAAGAGCAACATCGGAACTGGCCGTTTCAACCTTGGTCGCCTCGGCAAGGGTGTGCCCAAGCCGGGCCAGAAGCCGCCCTGGACACTGAGCGAGCCGACCGAGGATGAGAAGGCGCTGGCGCGAAAGTATCTCGCTAGCGACAAGTTCCAGCAGAACATGGCCGCACCTGTCGCCGCGGCATCCGCACCTGCGAATGACCCATGGTCGAACAACAGCGCGGAACCACCGTTCTGATAAGCGGCCGAGGCTAGAAGCGGATCAACCCCCGCCCGATCTGCTCGTCTCGGCAGGCGCTCCGCTCCCGGTCCCTACCGCAACGATTGGTTTCAGGTCCCAATCGTTGGCGTCGGGGGCGGAGCGCCACCCCCAAACCTACTGACACAACACGACAATCACGCGGAGAGTGAAATGAGCGCGCCAGCACCGGCCTGCAAGTGCGGTCACGACGATGACACGCACGTCGCCGGATTCGGTCAGTGCCTCGGTTGCACGCACTGCCCCGACATCCCGCACAACGCGAAATCCGGACATGTCTACGAGCGCTGCCTATGCACCGAGTTCAAGCGCGACGATGAGAGCGCCGGCCAGACGGAGCGACTGATGGGAATGCAGGGGTGAGCGCCAAGACTATCCGCGCGCGCGAGATCGCCAATGAGGTTCGCAACGACGCCGCGACTGATGTCAAGAACTTCGACGGCCGTGAGCTGACTGGGCGACTGGTCGGCGAAATCAATGGCAATACCAACGGTCTCATCGTCGGTCTGGCCAATTGTATAGAGACGTTGGCGACCGAGATCGAGCGGCTTGAGAATCGGATGCCCCCTCAACAGGGGTGGTGGTGATGTTCACCTATTCCACATGCGTCACGTGCAACACGATCATGATCGTTACAGACCACGACCAGCGTCAGCACCCGGAGTGTGCAGAGAACGCGCCAGCACCAACCCTGACGCGTGTGGAACAGTTGACCGAAAAGCTGCGCGCGACGGTCCATGTGGGCGACCAGCATGAGCTGGAGGCGCGAATAGAGGCTGAGCTGAAAACAATCGATGAGCAGCCTCCAGCGCTGGGGCTTTCGGCGCTTTTCTACGCCACCGAGTACGGCTGGCCCGTGTTCCCACTGGAGGTGGGCGGGAAGCGGCCAGCGATCGCGAAAAAAGACGGCGGGAACGGTTTCAAGGATGCGACGACCGACCCTGAGCGCATCAAGAAGTTCTGGACCAAACACCCGCTATGCAACATCGGCATACCGACCGGCATCCACTTCGATGTGATCGATGTAGACGTGCCTGATGGTTGGTTGTCGTTGCGCGACATGCTTAATGAGGATCGCGTACCGGATGTTCATGGCCGCGTGGCCACCTCATCTGGTGGCGTGCACCTACTCATCGAACCCACTGGCGACGGCAACTCAGCACGCATCGCACCCGGTATCGACTACCGCGGCGCGGGTGGCTATGTCGTCGCGCCACCCTCACGAATAGACCCCCAGCACCGCTGGTCGTGGACGGTCAAGCCGTCACCGAAAGTAAAGGGAGAGAGAAACAATGAATGAATCAACTAACACCCATGAAGACCCCATCGTGAAGCATGTGGACTCTGAAGTCCTGCTAGACATCTGGCTCGATGGATTCTCCAGTGGCATGGCGACTTTGATCCTGAACGCGGCCGAGGGGCACGATGACGCGCCACCTGAGATGGTGCAGGACGCCATGGTTCAGAGAATCGTCGGAGAAATCATGAGCGACCCGGCGGCGATGGAGACAGCGCGTCAGAAGATCTTTGCGCGTGTGCTCGGTGCTCCGCAGTTCGGGACCATCAAGCTCGACCTCGCGCGCATGGACCCCGATAAGTCATAGCTCCATATCAACTACCAGGCAATGAATCAACAATCATAACAAC
This window encodes:
- a CDS encoding bifunctional DNA primase/polymerase; this translates as MFTYSTCVTCNTIMIVTDHDQRQHPECAENAPAPTLTRVEQLTEKLRATVHVGDQHELEARIEAELKTIDEQPPALGLSALFYATEYGWPVFPLEVGGKRPAIAKKDGGNGFKDATTDPERIKKFWTKHPLCNIGIPTGIHFDVIDVDVPDGWLSLRDMLNEDRVPDVHGRVATSSGGVHLLIEPTGDGNSARIAPGIDYRGAGGYVVAPPSRIDPQHRWSWTVKPSPKVKGERNNE
- a CDS encoding exonuclease domain-containing protein, with protein sequence MDLIVVDLETTGLDTDVHSILEVAAVNVATGQELYFVPYIKPDQMMLADPEALRINRYYERGVFRKMLKSPADNVQAYRELFDMLKDNRLGGANPRFDADMLVRAAGYAESWHYRLADVCAYVSGALGFDPSDIRGLHDVCVSLSVDTGAEHSALDDARATAACFRAAALGPRSR
- a CDS encoding nucleoside triphosphate pyrophosphohydrolase family protein, translating into MITLDEYQRRAAETAIYPDAGDADSANGLAYVALGLAGEAGEIANKAKKVLRDDAGVITDEARMRIIFELGDVLWYVAQTATQLGADLESIAGINIAKLASRTERGTLQGSGDSR
- a CDS encoding SPFH domain-containing protein, translating into MSWQMWTFIVLAFIAVPIIGVGLWMLRKSGSVGPKPEKDGPNDYDYTYKLRDWGNQADRVAENRGTSKMTIIVGTAILALATIILAFGCFTIVATRSVGIVTTFGKPSGATLQNGLHIKAPWSNVTEMDGAIQNDVFNGDHRVKIRLGNNSTADADVNVRWQIKADAADVLFVQYKTFDNVKSNLVTRSLQSAMNETFASFDPLTPKNATNGADLGTLSREVQKRLNDKISAQIEVLEVNVPIIDYDQQTEDKINQFNAEKANTAVAEQAKQTAQAQADANKILASSVSNDPNVIIMYCIQKSLEKGQPTAGCWPINGAIPTVPVR